In Picosynechococcus sp. PCC 7002, the following are encoded in one genomic region:
- a CDS encoding YkvA family protein, which produces MAVVVKFLDNLKTSWQQWWRSPKAGTPEIIDVAAEPIETPPQKTSPKPWQRVIDRFRPAQPAVTTLHDDLEEQVKANLREQDKTRIAQVFQRFAQGVTPADIEKIKAHLGEMRRGPIKDIWQKVQGLAQLIKDPHVAWRSKTMAIAALLYLVSPLDAVPDVIPFAGLADDAAVIIAVGSTLAFELEKYMTRQAEKKAEIEIKKHTTNVRITLLGSIAAAAIAILVKIILNILSS; this is translated from the coding sequence ATGGCGGTCGTGGTGAAGTTTCTGGACAATCTGAAAACCTCTTGGCAGCAATGGTGGCGATCGCCGAAAGCAGGAACTCCAGAAATTATTGATGTGGCCGCAGAACCCATCGAGACGCCCCCCCAGAAAACATCCCCCAAGCCTTGGCAACGGGTGATCGATAGATTTCGTCCAGCCCAGCCAGCGGTCACAACTCTCCACGACGATCTCGAAGAACAGGTTAAAGCCAATTTACGGGAACAGGATAAAACTCGTATTGCCCAGGTATTCCAGCGGTTTGCCCAGGGGGTAACGCCAGCGGATATTGAAAAAATTAAAGCTCATTTAGGGGAGATGCGCCGGGGGCCAATCAAAGATATTTGGCAAAAGGTGCAAGGCCTCGCCCAACTGATTAAGGATCCGCATGTGGCCTGGCGGTCAAAAACTATGGCGATCGCCGCATTGTTGTATTTAGTTTCGCCCCTCGATGCGGTACCAGATGTGATTCCCTTTGCGGGGTTGGCCGATGATGCAGCGGTGATTATTGCAGTGGGTTCGACCCTCGCCTTTGAGTTAGAAAAATACATGACCCGTCAGGCGGAAAAAAAGGCCGAAATCGAAATTAAAAAGCACACCACCAACGTCAGAATCACACTTCTCGGCAGTATTGCCGCAGCGGCGATCGCCATTCTCGTTAAAATAATTCTGAATATTTTGTCGTCCTAA
- a CDS encoding acyl-CoA desaturase yields the protein MTHYSNVLDPIPSTPPQPNPRPRNYSRLTRLSYATGPVWIILCHLGMAIAFFTGLSWGAVLWIVFWYWLRMLGTTAIYHRLLTHKAYQASPWVKWIGSFITASAGQMGPSWWKAHHEDHHRFSDHPGDPHSSKEGFWWAHYRWLISPNTFPKKLPADIERDPILKLIDRFHFVPLIALGALSYGVGGLEYLAAFFISTTLLFHGVAFVNSVCHKWGDRPFQTTDHSRNNSWVAVLALGEGWHNLHHAFGWSVRHGITIQKGKVKYLPDFTYSFIRLLERMGLASKLKQPTVTDLQNAANP from the coding sequence TTGACGCATTACAGCAACGTTCTTGACCCGATTCCCTCTACACCACCACAACCTAATCCCCGTCCCCGCAACTATTCTCGACTGACTCGCCTCAGTTATGCCACTGGCCCAGTCTGGATTATTCTTTGTCATCTCGGCATGGCGATCGCCTTTTTCACAGGCCTCAGTTGGGGGGCTGTCCTTTGGATTGTGTTTTGGTACTGGCTGAGAATGCTCGGCACCACTGCCATCTACCACCGTCTCCTGACCCACAAAGCCTACCAAGCTTCCCCCTGGGTGAAATGGATTGGCAGTTTTATTACTGCCTCGGCGGGGCAAATGGGGCCGAGTTGGTGGAAAGCCCACCACGAAGATCACCATCGGTTTAGCGATCACCCAGGCGATCCCCACAGCTCTAAGGAGGGGTTTTGGTGGGCCCATTACCGCTGGCTCATTTCTCCCAATACCTTCCCGAAAAAATTGCCCGCTGACATTGAGCGAGATCCAATCCTGAAACTGATTGATCGCTTCCATTTTGTACCCCTCATTGCCCTAGGCGCATTGTCCTATGGGGTCGGCGGCCTGGAATATCTGGCCGCATTTTTTATCAGCACCACCCTCCTGTTCCATGGTGTCGCTTTCGTGAATTCCGTTTGTCACAAATGGGGCGATCGCCCTTTCCAAACCACCGATCACAGTCGTAATAATAGTTGGGTTGCCGTCCTTGCCCTTGGGGAAGGTTGGCACAATCTGCACCATGCCTTTGGTTGGTCGGTACGCCACGGAATCACAATTCAAAAAGGTAAGGTGAAATACCTACCGGACTTTACCTATTCTTTTATTCGTCTCCTGGAGCGTATGGGATTAGCCAGTAAGCTAAAACAACCCACCGTTACCGATCTACAAAACGCGGCCAATCCCTAG
- a CDS encoding DUF1176 domain-containing protein: MRFKFIAFSTLVSLGLGLGSCQNQSNPSAPEPDGTTPTDPTEEPIPVPAEPLPLVNSQGADTKEVEAVDQNYSSPDISQAIIPELMENREELGLCQEFRFESELTEAASNVYRVGKDEYLVHLVCGSTAYQLLQNYFLYRRDEDQFDLTPLPITYFYQDTDQQLIKETEVTRAGYSEYDPSSQTISIFTKGRGLGDCGSLGFYQFTGTDLSLNRFLLKDECDGNYIEPINYPQVYP; the protein is encoded by the coding sequence ATGAGGTTTAAATTCATTGCTTTTAGTACCCTGGTCAGCCTTGGCTTGGGGTTAGGCAGTTGCCAAAATCAGTCTAATCCTTCTGCCCCTGAACCTGATGGAACAACACCTACCGATCCGACAGAAGAACCAATTCCTGTTCCCGCTGAACCATTGCCCCTAGTCAATTCTCAAGGGGCCGATACAAAGGAAGTAGAAGCAGTAGATCAGAACTATTCTTCCCCTGATATTAGCCAAGCAATCATTCCGGAGCTTATGGAAAACCGGGAAGAGTTGGGGCTTTGCCAAGAGTTTAGATTTGAATCGGAGCTCACAGAAGCGGCCTCTAATGTTTACCGCGTGGGTAAAGATGAGTATCTTGTGCACCTTGTTTGTGGCTCGACGGCCTATCAACTGCTCCAGAATTATTTTTTATACCGAAGAGACGAAGATCAATTCGATCTGACGCCACTACCGATTACTTATTTCTACCAAGATACGGATCAACAATTGATTAAAGAAACAGAAGTAACCAGAGCTGGGTATTCAGAATATGATCCGAGTAGCCAAACCATTAGTATTTTTACGAAAGGCAGAGGTTTAGGGGATTGTGGTAGCTTGGGTTTTTATCAATTTACAGGTACAGATCTCAGCTTAAATCGGTTTCTCCTTAAAGATGAATGTGATGGTAACTATATTGAACCCATTAACTATCCTCAAGTTTATCCCTAG
- a CDS encoding PIN/TRAM domain-containing protein: MFDIFLVLIFVVAIALVGFDVIDLLPASVRDQASNIDALRWVGAGFASLLGLSIGLLAQSTYRRFEQQFRRTPIEIIVTRAVGLVIGLLVANLMLAPIFLLPIPSEFGFLKPTFAILGSITFAYLGVSLADVHGRTFLRLINPNSLDTLLVAEGTLRPSPTKIIDTSCIIDGRLEELLKTGFIEGQILIPIFVLNELQQLADASNDQKRAKGRRGLDILQSMQNRFPKRVSVNPADYDDIATVDAKLVHLAQEINGILLTNDYNLQKVANLQKVEILNINDLAQAIRPIYLPGDNLDVKILKQGKEEKQGVGYLEDGTMVVVEEGKQFMGSDVAVTVTSSLQTSAGRMIFAKLSSSLAL, translated from the coding sequence ATGTTCGATATTTTCCTTGTTCTGATCTTTGTGGTGGCGATCGCCCTTGTGGGATTTGATGTCATTGATTTACTCCCTGCCTCTGTGCGCGACCAAGCCTCCAACATTGACGCCCTCCGGTGGGTGGGGGCCGGTTTTGCCTCACTCCTGGGCCTTTCCATCGGTCTTCTCGCCCAGAGTACCTATCGCCGCTTCGAGCAACAATTTCGGCGCACCCCCATCGAAATTATCGTCACCCGTGCTGTGGGTTTAGTGATTGGGCTTTTGGTGGCAAATTTAATGCTTGCTCCCATTTTTCTGTTGCCCATTCCTTCAGAGTTTGGTTTTCTTAAGCCTACCTTTGCCATTCTCGGCAGTATCACCTTTGCCTACCTTGGTGTGAGCCTCGCCGATGTTCACGGGCGTACTTTTCTGCGGCTGATCAATCCCAATAGTTTAGATACTCTCCTCGTTGCTGAAGGAACCCTCCGTCCTTCGCCTACAAAGATCATCGACACAAGCTGTATCATTGACGGTCGCCTAGAAGAACTCCTTAAAACAGGTTTTATCGAAGGACAAATTCTCATTCCAATTTTTGTCCTCAACGAATTACAGCAACTCGCCGACGCCAGTAACGACCAGAAACGCGCCAAGGGTCGTCGGGGCTTAGATATTCTCCAGAGTATGCAAAATCGTTTTCCCAAACGGGTTTCTGTCAACCCCGCAGACTACGATGACATTGCTACTGTGGACGCTAAATTAGTGCATTTGGCCCAGGAAATTAATGGGATTCTTTTGACCAATGATTACAATCTACAAAAGGTTGCTAATCTTCAAAAAGTCGAGATTTTAAATATTAATGACCTTGCCCAAGCGATTCGTCCGATCTATCTCCCTGGAGATAATTTAGATGTAAAAATTCTTAAGCAAGGAAAGGAAGAAAAACAAGGGGTTGGTTATCTCGAAGACGGCACGATGGTTGTTGTCGAAGAAGGAAAACAATTTATGGGTTCCGATGTTGCTGTAACCGTTACTTCATCTTTACAAACCTCTGCGGGACGGATGATTTTTGCGAAATTAAGTTCTTCCCTGGCTCTTTAA
- a CDS encoding phage holin family protein, with translation MPQFLLTWLATAGSLFLTATIVPGLEINGLTTALIGAIALGFVNAIVKPILILFTLPLTILTLGLFLLVVNAIALGLVGYLTPGLEVNGFFPAVIGSLVLTFISSLINQLLGQDDELTE, from the coding sequence ATGCCTCAGTTTTTGTTGACCTGGTTAGCGACGGCTGGCTCCCTCTTTCTTACGGCCACCATTGTCCCCGGTTTAGAAATTAATGGCCTGACCACAGCCTTGATCGGGGCGATCGCCCTTGGGTTTGTGAATGCCATTGTTAAACCAATTTTGATCCTCTTTACCCTGCCCCTGACCATTTTGACCCTCGGCCTGTTTCTCCTGGTTGTCAATGCGATCGCCTTGGGGTTAGTCGGCTACCTCACACCGGGTTTAGAAGTCAATGGCTTTTTCCCGGCGGTGATTGGTTCCCTGGTGCTGACCTTTATTTCCAGCTTGATCAATCAACTCCTCGGCCAAGACGACGAACTCACCGAATAG
- a CDS encoding glycoside hydrolase family 57 protein, which translates to MALGYVALVLHAHLPFVRHPESDFVLEEEWLFEAITETYIPLLHVFEGLKQDGIDFKITMSMTPPLVAMLRDPLLQDRYDAHMKLLMELVEKEIVHNKYNGHIKYLAEYYHKEFSAILDTWERYDRDLVTAFKQFQDSNNLEIITCGATHGYLPLMKMYPQAVWAQLQVACESYEENFGRPPKGIWLPECAYYEGLERMLADAGLRYFLTDGHGILYARPRPRYGNYAPIFTETGVAAFGRDHESSQQVWSSKVGYPGDVCYREFYKDLGWEADYEYIKPYIMPNGQRKNTGIKYHKITSRDGGLSEKGLYDPYWAREKAAEHAGNFMYNREQQIGRLNKMMGRHPIVVSPYDAELFGHWWYEGPWFLDYFFRKSWYDQGTYQMTHLADYLKMEPTQQVAVPSQSSWGYKGFHEYWLNQTNAWIYPYLHKAAERMIELSTREPADELEERALNQAARELLLAQSSDWAFIMRTGTMVPYAERRTKSHVLRLEKIYEDVKVGKIDAGWLEKIEKMDNIFPNIDYRVYRPL; encoded by the coding sequence ATGGCTTTAGGCTACGTTGCCCTCGTTCTCCATGCCCACCTCCCCTTTGTCCGTCACCCCGAAAGTGATTTTGTCCTTGAAGAAGAGTGGTTATTTGAAGCAATTACCGAAACCTATATCCCTTTGCTTCATGTATTTGAAGGGCTAAAGCAAGATGGGATCGACTTTAAAATTACGATGAGCATGACCCCACCTTTGGTGGCGATGCTCCGGGATCCTCTCCTCCAAGACCGCTACGACGCCCACATGAAGCTGTTAATGGAGCTGGTCGAAAAGGAAATTGTTCATAACAAATACAACGGTCATATTAAATATTTAGCGGAGTATTACCACAAAGAATTTAGCGCCATCCTCGACACCTGGGAACGCTATGACCGGGATCTCGTGACGGCCTTTAAGCAGTTCCAGGACAGTAACAACCTCGAAATCATCACCTGTGGTGCCACCCATGGCTACCTCCCCCTGATGAAGATGTACCCCCAGGCAGTTTGGGCACAATTGCAGGTAGCCTGTGAAAGCTACGAAGAGAATTTTGGGCGTCCCCCCAAGGGCATTTGGTTGCCTGAATGTGCTTATTATGAAGGTTTGGAGCGGATGCTCGCCGATGCGGGACTGCGGTACTTCCTCACCGATGGCCACGGTATTCTCTATGCACGCCCCCGTCCCCGCTATGGTAACTATGCGCCGATTTTCACCGAAACAGGGGTGGCTGCCTTTGGTCGTGATCACGAATCTTCCCAGCAGGTATGGTCATCGAAAGTGGGTTATCCGGGCGATGTCTGTTACCGAGAGTTTTATAAAGATCTCGGTTGGGAAGCGGACTACGAATATATCAAGCCCTACATTATGCCCAACGGCCAGCGGAAAAATACGGGGATCAAGTACCACAAGATCACCAGTCGTGATGGTGGTTTATCCGAAAAAGGCCTTTATGATCCCTACTGGGCAAGGGAGAAAGCGGCAGAACATGCAGGCAACTTCATGTATAACCGGGAGCAACAGATTGGCCGTCTGAATAAGATGATGGGGCGTCACCCGATTGTAGTGTCGCCTTATGATGCGGAATTGTTTGGCCACTGGTGGTACGAAGGCCCCTGGTTCTTGGATTACTTTTTCCGCAAGTCTTGGTACGACCAAGGTACTTACCAGATGACCCACTTGGCAGATTATCTAAAAATGGAGCCGACGCAACAGGTGGCTGTGCCGTCCCAATCGAGTTGGGGATACAAGGGATTCCATGAATATTGGCTCAACCAGACGAATGCTTGGATTTATCCCTATCTCCACAAGGCTGCGGAACGCATGATCGAGCTTTCGACGCGGGAACCAGCCGATGAACTAGAGGAACGGGCCTTGAACCAAGCAGCTAGGGAATTGCTGTTGGCACAGTCATCGGATTGGGCATTTATTATGCGCACAGGTACCATGGTGCCCTACGCGGAACGACGCACAAAGAGTCATGTGTTACGCCTGGAAAAAATCTATGAGGACGTAAAGGTCGGCAAGATTGATGCGGGTTGGCTCGAAAAGATTGAGAAGATGGACAACATTTTCCCGAATATTGATTATCGGGTTTATCGGCCTTTGTAG
- the nagA gene encoding N-acetylglucosamine-6-phosphate deacetylase yields MPTNHHKQRENSAQTLIRARLVGLEGQFWLRFDANRCLTHLEPMETEIPLEFQENILDIAGDLLSLGGVDLQINGGLGLAFPEVTQTDLPRLQEICDYLWGQGIDAFCPTIVTTSLENIRRSLAVFAKLWGDPKRNTAKILGIHLEGPFLNYEKRGAHPAQHLQPLTLKNLQQIIGEFAPMIKIITLAPELDPSHKCVEYLRSLGIVVSLGHSLATETEANQAFARGATMITHAFNAMPSLHHREAGLLGAAMVNPDVYCGLIADGQHVNPTMLEIFLRAAKQPFLVSDALAPIGLPDGVYPWDDRQITVTHATARLDNGTLSGTTLPLFAGVKNLVRWGICDLEKAIALGTVAPRKALGMATWTTGKPINLLRWQGVDGTVEFSRL; encoded by the coding sequence ATGCCGACTAACCATCATAAACAAAGGGAGAACTCTGCACAAACCCTGATCAGGGCGCGTCTTGTTGGTTTAGAAGGTCAATTTTGGTTGCGATTCGATGCAAATCGTTGTTTAACGCATCTGGAGCCAATGGAAACCGAAATTCCACTAGAATTTCAGGAAAATATCTTGGATATTGCCGGAGATTTATTGTCCCTAGGAGGAGTAGATTTACAGATTAACGGTGGTTTGGGTTTAGCGTTTCCGGAAGTGACCCAGACGGATCTGCCGAGACTTCAAGAAATTTGTGATTATCTTTGGGGCCAGGGCATTGACGCATTTTGTCCGACCATCGTCACCACCTCTCTAGAAAATATCCGGCGATCGCTGGCTGTCTTTGCCAAGCTTTGGGGAGACCCGAAACGGAATACAGCAAAAATTTTGGGGATACATTTAGAAGGGCCATTTTTAAATTACGAAAAACGAGGGGCGCACCCAGCCCAACATTTACAGCCGTTGACCCTGAAGAATCTGCAACAGATAATCGGCGAATTTGCCCCAATGATCAAAATCATTACCCTCGCCCCAGAACTCGATCCCAGCCATAAATGTGTGGAATATCTGCGCTCTTTGGGGATTGTTGTTAGTTTGGGTCACTCCCTCGCTACAGAAACAGAAGCCAATCAAGCCTTTGCCCGTGGCGCAACGATGATCACCCATGCCTTTAACGCGATGCCCAGTTTGCATCACCGGGAGGCGGGTTTATTGGGAGCAGCAATGGTTAATCCTGACGTTTACTGCGGTCTGATCGCCGATGGCCAGCACGTCAATCCCACGATGTTGGAGATTTTTTTGCGGGCCGCGAAACAACCTTTTTTAGTCAGTGATGCCCTCGCCCCCATTGGTCTCCCGGATGGGGTATATCCCTGGGACGATCGCCAAATTACCGTCACCCACGCCACGGCTCGCTTGGATAATGGCACTCTATCCGGCACGACGTTACCGCTGTTTGCCGGGGTCAAAAACCTTGTCCGGTGGGGTATTTGTGATTTAGAAAAGGCGATCGCCTTAGGGACTGTCGCCCCCCGAAAAGCCCTGGGTATGGCGACTTGGACGACGGGCAAACCCATCAACCTTTTGCGTTGGCAAGGAGTAGATGGCACCGTTGAATTTAGCCGACTTTAG
- the purE gene encoding 5-(carboxyamino)imidazole ribonucleotide mutase: MSVINPLVGIIMGSDSDLPTMEAAIAICRQFNIPHEVGIVSAHRTPERMVEYAQTAHERGLKVIIAGAGGAAHLPGMVAALTPLPVIGVPVKTSTLSGVDSLYSIVQMPRGIPVATVAIGNATNAGLLAVQMLGAFDPALLKQVQAYRQSLKEMVLDKQTQLTAIGYEDYLKQM, encoded by the coding sequence ATGAGTGTAATTAATCCCCTGGTTGGCATCATTATGGGGAGCGATTCTGATCTTCCCACGATGGAAGCGGCGATCGCCATCTGTAGACAATTTAATATTCCCCACGAGGTTGGCATTGTGTCTGCCCATCGTACCCCGGAGCGCATGGTGGAATACGCCCAAACAGCCCATGAACGGGGTTTAAAGGTGATTATTGCTGGGGCAGGTGGAGCCGCGCATTTACCGGGGATGGTTGCTGCTCTGACGCCTTTGCCGGTGATTGGGGTGCCCGTCAAAACCAGTACCCTCAGCGGTGTGGATTCTCTCTACTCCATTGTGCAAATGCCCCGTGGTATTCCGGTGGCGACAGTGGCGATCGGAAATGCGACCAATGCCGGTTTGTTGGCGGTGCAAATGTTAGGGGCGTTCGATCCAGCGCTATTGAAACAGGTGCAAGCCTATCGTCAAAGTCTCAAGGAGATGGTGCTCGATAAACAAACTCAATTAACGGCGATTGGTTATGAGGATTACCTCAAGCAAATGTAG
- a CDS encoding GDP-L-fucose synthase family protein, translating into MIDLSQKKILVTGGAGFLGQQVIHQLIQAGAQPGNITVPRSSSCDLRRLEACQQAVQGQDIVIHLAAHVGGIGLNREKPAELFYDNLMMGTQLIHSAYEAGVEKFVCVGTICAYPKFTPVPFKEENLWAGYPEETNAPYGIAKKALLVQLEAYRLQYGFNGIYLLPVNLYGPGDNFKPESSHVIPALIRKVYEAQRDGVKQLKVWGDGSPTREFLHATDAAQGIVLATQKYNEAAPINLGTNTEISIKDLVELICELMAFDGEIIWEADKPNGQPRRCLDTQKAKEKFGFEAAIGLRQGLQETIDWYCQNPE; encoded by the coding sequence ATGATTGATCTTTCCCAGAAAAAAATCCTTGTCACTGGCGGCGCTGGCTTCCTCGGCCAACAGGTAATTCACCAATTGATCCAAGCCGGTGCTCAACCGGGAAATATTACCGTCCCCCGTTCTTCCAGTTGTGATCTGCGTCGTCTCGAAGCCTGTCAGCAAGCAGTCCAAGGTCAGGATATCGTCATTCACCTGGCGGCCCACGTGGGGGGGATTGGCCTCAACCGCGAGAAACCCGCTGAACTTTTTTATGACAATTTAATGATGGGTACTCAATTGATTCACAGTGCCTACGAAGCGGGGGTCGAAAAATTTGTCTGTGTCGGGACGATTTGCGCTTACCCGAAATTTACCCCTGTACCTTTCAAAGAAGAAAATCTTTGGGCAGGCTATCCCGAAGAAACCAATGCCCCCTACGGCATCGCCAAAAAAGCGCTCCTTGTGCAACTAGAAGCCTACCGCCTGCAATACGGCTTTAATGGTATTTATCTACTCCCGGTAAACCTCTACGGCCCTGGGGATAACTTCAAACCGGAAAGCTCCCACGTGATCCCCGCTTTAATCCGTAAAGTCTACGAAGCGCAACGGGATGGTGTTAAACAGCTCAAGGTTTGGGGGGATGGCAGCCCGACCCGGGAATTTCTCCACGCAACGGATGCGGCCCAGGGCATCGTTTTAGCAACGCAAAAATATAATGAGGCAGCCCCCATCAACCTCGGAACCAATACAGAAATTTCCATTAAAGATTTAGTGGAATTAATTTGTGAACTGATGGCCTTTGACGGAGAGATTATCTGGGAAGCGGATAAACCCAATGGACAACCCCGCCGTTGCCTAGATACCCAGAAAGCCAAGGAAAAATTTGGTTTCGAGGCGGCGATTGGTTTACGGCAGGGTTTACAGGAGACTATTGATTGGTATTGCCAGAACCCGGAATAG
- a CDS encoding YgiT-type zinc finger protein, with the protein MSDIAFEETFVDSFVTYSVEIAGKIYVVENVPARVCQETGEKLFAPETVDRLQEIIWGQQPLLKVVETPVYSFS; encoded by the coding sequence ATGAGCGACATTGCTTTTGAAGAAACTTTTGTTGATTCTTTTGTGACCTATTCTGTGGAAATTGCCGGGAAGATTTACGTTGTGGAAAATGTTCCGGCTAGGGTCTGCCAGGAGACGGGCGAGAAATTATTTGCGCCGGAGACGGTGGATCGGTTGCAGGAAATTATCTGGGGTCAACAACCGCTCCTCAAAGTTGTAGAAACGCCTGTGTATTCTTTTTCTTGA
- a CDS encoding Mo-dependent nitrogenase C-terminal domain-containing protein has product MSSASTTVYSDRQITAWLRGLLTIAWADGHFDAEEQELITRLTQDELAPHSSLGDLEPITGEELATDLGEEPNIRENFLRTAVMMAIADGVYSIVEADQIKAFGKALGVDLSALHNLEKTLYDPETVTTETPQPEVHLDALKPIRNWLDGMDIDDPRVARFICKMVPPQCPFERDIKLFGKKIVHIPPMCKLNPLYEQLVGLRFRSLSYLADDCDEDISEFI; this is encoded by the coding sequence ATGAGTTCTGCGAGCACAACTGTCTACAGCGATCGCCAAATCACGGCTTGGCTAAGGGGACTATTGACCATTGCCTGGGCCGACGGTCATTTTGATGCCGAAGAGCAAGAGCTCATTACGCGACTGACCCAGGACGAACTCGCCCCCCACAGCAGTCTAGGGGACTTAGAACCGATTACGGGTGAAGAACTGGCGACTGACCTCGGAGAAGAGCCAAATATCCGCGAAAATTTTCTCCGGACAGCGGTAATGATGGCGATCGCCGATGGGGTCTATTCCATCGTTGAAGCCGATCAAATCAAAGCCTTTGGGAAAGCCCTTGGGGTAGATCTCAGCGCCCTCCATAACCTTGAAAAAACCCTCTACGACCCAGAAACTGTCACCACCGAAACCCCCCAACCAGAAGTTCACCTTGACGCCCTTAAACCAATCCGCAACTGGCTCGATGGCATGGACATTGACGATCCCCGTGTGGCCCGCTTCATCTGCAAAATGGTGCCGCCCCAATGCCCCTTTGAGCGCGATATCAAGCTATTTGGCAAAAAAATTGTCCATATCCCACCAATGTGCAAATTAAACCCCCTCTATGAACAATTGGTCGGCCTCCGCTTCCGTTCCTTATCCTATTTAGCCGATGACTGTGACGAAGACATTTCCGAATTTATTTGA
- the hemW gene encoding radical SAM family heme chaperone HemW, with product MVTSAYLHLPFCLRRCFYCDFPITVTGEKQTAGIRTQMEEYGEWLCREIRATPILGGELKTVFFGGGTPSLFPVDLLEKVLRTLDQRFGIAQSAEISLEIDPGTFSLEQLIRYKNIGISRLSLGVQAFQDNLLANCGRSHRVINIFTACDHLERSQIPWSLDLISGLPDQTRDDWQASLDQAIALNPHHISCYDLVIEPQTPFGKQYEPGEGPLPSDENTAAMYRLASEILRQAGYDHYEISNYAKPGYQCRHNRVYWENRPYYGFGMGAASFTQNQRFSRPRTRAEYYTWVEQYEQNNGVLDVAVLTKGDRLLETLMLGLRLTEGLDLSQLITEFGQSNVDQILEIIKPAFQKGWALLSPTTPPRLALSDPEGLLFSNTILAELFHHLDPENPVE from the coding sequence GTGGTTACCAGTGCCTATCTCCATCTCCCCTTCTGTTTACGCCGTTGTTTCTACTGTGATTTTCCGATTACGGTGACGGGGGAAAAACAAACTGCGGGGATTCGCACCCAGATGGAGGAATACGGGGAGTGGCTCTGTCGGGAAATCCGCGCAACACCGATCCTGGGGGGCGAGTTAAAGACGGTGTTCTTTGGAGGTGGCACACCCTCTTTATTTCCAGTGGATCTCTTGGAAAAAGTTTTAAGAACCCTTGATCAGCGATTTGGCATTGCCCAGTCAGCAGAAATTTCCCTGGAGATCGACCCAGGCACTTTTTCTTTAGAACAACTGATCCGGTACAAAAATATTGGTATTTCTCGCCTAAGCCTTGGGGTACAAGCTTTTCAGGATAATTTGCTGGCAAACTGTGGGCGATCGCACAGGGTAATAAATATATTTACTGCGTGTGATCACCTGGAGCGATCGCAGATCCCCTGGAGTTTGGATCTGATCTCTGGATTGCCAGATCAAACCCGCGACGATTGGCAGGCTTCCCTTGATCAGGCGATCGCCCTCAACCCCCACCATATTTCTTGCTATGACCTGGTGATCGAACCCCAAACCCCTTTTGGTAAACAATACGAACCCGGTGAAGGCCCGCTCCCTTCCGATGAAAATACTGCTGCCATGTATCGCCTCGCCAGTGAAATCCTCCGGCAGGCGGGCTATGACCACTACGAAATATCCAACTACGCCAAGCCTGGATATCAATGTCGCCACAATCGCGTGTATTGGGAAAATCGTCCTTACTACGGTTTTGGCATGGGGGCCGCCAGTTTCACCCAAAATCAGCGCTTTTCTCGGCCCCGCACCCGCGCCGAATATTACACCTGGGTTGAACAATACGAACAAAATAATGGTGTTTTAGACGTGGCGGTCTTAACAAAAGGCGATCGCCTCCTTGAAACCTTGATGTTGGGTCTTCGTTTAACGGAAGGTCTAGATTTATCCCAACTGATCACAGAATTTGGCCAAAGCAATGTGGATCAGATTCTAGAAATCATAAAACCCGCTTTCCAGAAAGGCTGGGCTCTCCTTTCCCCCACAACGCCACCACGTCTTGCCCTCAGCGATCCAGAAGGATTACTGTTCTCCAACACCATTCTCGCGGAACTTTTCCACCACCTCGACCCAGAAAACCCCGTAGAATAA